A window of Macrotis lagotis isolate mMagLag1 chromosome X, bilby.v1.9.chrom.fasta, whole genome shotgun sequence contains these coding sequences:
- the LOC141502173 gene encoding small ribosomal subunit protein uS14-like → MGHQQLYWSHPHKFGQGSQSCHICSNRHGLIRKYGMNMCCQCFRQYTKDIGFIKLD, encoded by the coding sequence ATGGGTCACCAGCAGCTGTACTGGAGCCACCCTCATAAATTTGGCCAGGGGTCTCAATCATGCCACATCTGTTCCAACCGCCATGGCCTGATCCGCAAATATGGCATGAACATGTGCTGCCAGTGCTTCCGACAGTATACGAAAGACATCGGCTTCATCAAGTTGGACTAA